In Streptomyces sp. NBC_01717, one DNA window encodes the following:
- a CDS encoding DEAD/DEAH box helicase, with translation MNPSRTNNRSSRTRSRTGGPAVGSGAGSPRGSRFGSPAPRRSGGPSRMGGQGRRPAAAQGEFALPETITPALPAVEAFADLDMPERLLASLIAQGMRIPFPIQGATLPNTLAGRDVLGRGRTGSGKTLAFGLALLARTAGQRAEPCQPLALILVPTRELAQQVTDALTPYARSVRLRLATVVGGMPIGRQVNALRGGAEVVVATPGRLKDLIDRGDCRLNQVAITVLDEADQMADMGFMPQVTALLDQVRPEGQRMLFSATLDRNVDLLVRRYLTDPVVHSVDPSAGAVTTMEHHVLHVHGADKHRTTTEIAAREGRVIMFLDTKHAVDRLTQDLLNSGVRAAALHGGKSQPQRTRTLSQFKTGHVTVLVATNVAARGIHVDNLDLVVNVDPPTDHKDYLHRGGRTARAGESGSVVTLVTPNQRRDMTRLMAAAGIVPRTTQVRSGEEALSRITGAQPPSGIPVTITAPVAERRPRSRSAASRGRRSPASAARRVTVRQSSFDAAA, from the coding sequence ATGAACCCCTCACGTACGAACAACCGCTCCTCCCGCACCCGCAGCCGGACCGGCGGTCCCGCTGTTGGCTCCGGCGCCGGTTCGCCCCGGGGCAGCCGCTTCGGCTCGCCCGCCCCGCGCCGTTCCGGAGGGCCGAGCCGCATGGGCGGCCAGGGTCGGCGGCCCGCGGCGGCCCAGGGCGAGTTCGCCCTGCCCGAGACGATCACCCCAGCGCTGCCCGCCGTCGAGGCGTTCGCCGACCTCGACATGCCCGAGCGGCTGCTGGCCTCGCTCATCGCACAAGGCATGCGCATCCCGTTCCCGATCCAGGGCGCGACCCTGCCCAACACCCTCGCGGGCCGCGACGTCCTCGGTCGCGGGCGCACCGGCTCAGGCAAGACCCTCGCCTTCGGCCTGGCCCTGCTGGCCCGCACCGCCGGACAGCGCGCCGAGCCCTGCCAGCCGCTGGCCCTGATCCTCGTACCGACGCGTGAGCTGGCACAACAGGTGACCGACGCCCTCACCCCCTACGCCCGCTCGGTGAGGCTGCGCCTGGCCACCGTCGTCGGCGGAATGCCGATCGGCAGGCAGGTCAACGCACTGCGCGGTGGCGCCGAAGTCGTCGTCGCGACGCCGGGCCGCCTGAAGGACCTCATCGACCGGGGTGACTGCCGGCTGAACCAGGTCGCGATCACCGTCCTCGACGAGGCCGACCAGATGGCCGACATGGGCTTCATGCCCCAGGTCACCGCACTCCTGGACCAGGTCCGCCCCGAGGGCCAGCGCATGTTGTTCTCCGCCACCCTCGACCGCAACGTCGACCTCCTGGTCCGCCGCTACCTCACCGACCCGGTGGTCCACTCCGTCGACCCGTCCGCAGGCGCGGTCACCACGATGGAGCACCACGTCCTGCACGTCCACGGCGCCGACAAGCACCGGACGACGACGGAGATCGCGGCGCGCGAAGGCCGGGTGATCATGTTCCTGGACACCAAGCACGCCGTCGACCGGCTGACGCAGGACCTGCTGAACAGCGGGGTGCGGGCCGCCGCGCTGCACGGCGGGAAGTCGCAGCCGCAGCGGACCCGGACCCTGTCCCAGTTCAAGACCGGGCACGTCACCGTGCTCGTCGCGACGAACGTCGCGGCGCGCGGTATCCACGTCGACAACCTCGACCTCGTCGTCAACGTCGACCCGCCGACCGACCACAAGGACTACCTGCACCGCGGCGGCCGCACCGCGCGGGCCGGCGAGTCCGGCAGCGTCGTCACCCTGGTCACCCCCAACCAGCGCCGCGACATGACCCGCCTCATGGCAGCCGCCGGCATCGTGCCCCGGACCACCCAGGTCCGCTCCGGGGAAGAGGCACTCAGCCGTATTACCGGCGCCCAGCCCCCCTCCGGCATTCCCGTGACGATCACCGCGCCGGTGGCCGAGCGGCGTCCGCGCAGCCGCAGCGCGGCCTCCCGAGGCCGACGCAGCCCCGCTTCGGCGGCCCGGCGCGTGACCGTACGGCAGTCCTCCTTCGACGCGGCGGCCTAG
- a CDS encoding CBS domain-containing protein: protein MTLVQMQARPAGATPVHRTVADTMDAAGPQVCDDMSVEVALSVMAAARTGRLVVCDQDGLRTGLVTQTELAAVCDSSAYTDRVRLRDILGDHGAFTSPVTTAAEAEHAMHCLRLGALPVVEEQGSALGILALSR, encoded by the coding sequence TTGACGCTGGTTCAGATGCAAGCCCGCCCGGCGGGCGCCACTCCCGTGCACAGGACGGTGGCCGACACCATGGACGCGGCCGGACCGCAGGTCTGTGACGACATGAGCGTCGAGGTGGCGCTGTCCGTCATGGCCGCCGCCCGCACGGGTCGACTGGTCGTCTGCGACCAGGACGGCCTGCGCACCGGCCTGGTCACCCAGACCGAACTGGCTGCCGTTTGTGACAGCTCCGCTTACACGGACCGTGTCCGCCTGCGCGACATCCTCGGCGACCACGGCGCGTTCACCTCACCCGTGACCACTGCGGCCGAAGCCGAGCACGCGATGCACTGCCTCCGGCTCGGTGCCCTGCCGGTGGTCGAGGAGCAAGGCAGCGCCCTGGGCATCCTCGCCCTCTCTCGCTGA
- a CDS encoding HdeD family acid-resistance protein, with amino-acid sequence MSTPADIDFRTLVREIVDLDLFGVYLLATGVFELAGAFGTHVPRHLRVMHFLTGSLSILLGLICFRGALESILLLALWIGFSWLLRGTMETAAAASAQDMPARGWHVAFGIISALAGIVLIVSPFASIAALTLVVGIMAIVLGLTEVVRAVMMRVKMGRLAPAPAAQRRPLFHRPHTQH; translated from the coding sequence ATGTCTACTCCAGCCGACATAGATTTTCGTACGCTAGTCAGAGAGATAGTCGACCTCGACCTCTTCGGCGTCTATCTGCTGGCAACCGGCGTCTTCGAGCTGGCCGGCGCCTTCGGCACCCACGTGCCCCGGCATCTTCGGGTGATGCATTTCCTCACAGGCTCGCTCTCCATCCTGCTGGGGTTGATCTGCTTCCGAGGCGCCCTGGAGTCGATCCTGCTGCTCGCCCTGTGGATCGGCTTCAGCTGGCTGCTGCGCGGCACCATGGAGACGGCCGCGGCTGCCTCCGCCCAGGACATGCCGGCCCGAGGCTGGCATGTGGCTTTCGGGATCATCAGCGCTCTGGCGGGCATCGTGCTGATCGTCTCGCCGTTCGCCTCGATCGCGGCACTCACCCTGGTAGTGGGCATCATGGCCATAGTCCTGGGCCTGACCGAGGTGGTCCGCGCCGTCATGATGCGCGTCAAAATGGGCCGTCTTGCTCCGGCCCCCGCCGCCCAGCGGCGCCCCCTGTTCCACCGTCCGCACACCCAGCACTGA
- a CDS encoding ATP-binding protein, translating to MNMMTVNATTARSTGAVADARDAARAFLEGLRQPAVAPDAADSVVLVVSELVTNALRHGGGTCTLELTAHPDTIEVAVHDPSRHAPRMRTPDLNGGTGGFGWPMVNRLARATAVTRRASGGKTVSAHLAW from the coding sequence ATGAACATGATGACCGTCAATGCCACAACCGCCCGTTCCACGGGAGCCGTTGCCGACGCGCGTGACGCGGCTCGGGCCTTCCTCGAAGGCTTGCGGCAGCCGGCCGTGGCCCCTGACGCCGCGGACTCCGTGGTCCTGGTCGTGTCCGAGCTCGTCACCAACGCCCTGCGCCACGGCGGGGGCACCTGCACATTGGAACTGACTGCGCACCCCGACACCATCGAGGTGGCCGTCCACGACCCCAGCCGGCATGCGCCGCGCATGCGCACCCCTGACCTGAACGGCGGCACCGGGGGCTTCGGCTGGCCCATGGTCAACCGACTCGCCCGCGCCACCGCGGTCACCCGCCGGGCCTCCGGCGGCAAAACCGTGAGCGCGCATCTTGCCTGGTAG
- a CDS encoding cold-shock protein, translating to MASGTVKWFNAAKGFGFIEQDGGGADVFAHFSNIAAEGFRELLEGQKVTFDIAPGQKGPTAENIVPA from the coding sequence ATGGCGTCTGGCACAGTGAAGTGGTTCAACGCGGCCAAGGGTTTCGGCTTCATCGAGCAGGACGGTGGCGGCGCTGACGTGTTCGCCCACTTCTCGAACATCGCGGCTGAGGGCTTCCGTGAGCTGCTCGAAGGTCAGAAGGTCACCTTCGACATCGCGCCGGGCCAGAAGGGCCCGACGGCCGAGAACATCGTTCCCGCCTGA
- a CDS encoding glycoside hydrolase family 32 protein translates to MSVSRRTLLLAGGTAATLLPLGGILPAAQAAAPSAAGATPAATPIPDPIPVTGTWTRTSDGGQKATAGRRGPALALSEQQLAAKGTYAARITPQSSSSVGALVFRAALDGSTGYAIALDPGRSRIRLYDLAGGDTLATAPLPGAAAARPHDLEVAVDGPELTVHVDGKRLLHTEDHRHDTGSVGLLAQGGKVTFGPPSLSSVTTNLTGWTTSGGTWTASLLGWRAAPTQGATARAITTTQTYDTALQADLLLHDASAIASLLVRTDATATHGYGVQVDTDQGRLRLYRIDGNVTLGTYATTIKADTVYRLRIEAEHDELRVHWQTNFFSPDGYSPVITAQDSTHTKGRLAVSASAGEVSFENIAAADLATGLQGWTARSGTWTPDLRGIRGENGLRTAPSTDGDLVARADITPGDRSSSAGLVLRASANGSGGYEARLEAGRNAVVLLDRSSSARLASASGPVRRITAGSTYRVEARATGRTIEVYVDGVRALKTRVSRTKGATFGTAAAHGTSYFQNVEVHSTADYFTKPYRPTYHYSQLTGSTSDPCGLLHYDGEYHLFHQDEGRWAHAVSTDLVHWQPLPITLPWNAYGHCWTGCAVVDADDTSGLFDGGSGLIAYYTSYHPDKPGGNASVRIAYSKDNGRSWQLHGGSTPAVQNPGGPDAGWTFRDPKVIRDEVHDQWLMVVSGGDHIRFFTSTDLLTWTQVSSFGYGDWATPGVWECPDFFPLPVDGDKDKVKWVLTLSTGAVRATNGSAAQYFTGDWNGTGFTPDQKAGTVLRADSGRDYYAAMSFYGLPDDRRVWLGWMSNWDYPFSAPTGGWNGQLSTPRELTLTNTADGVRLVQRPVRELTALRSSATTRKNLSVGPDSANPLTRVTGIAYEIEAEITLGTATEVGFRLRTDGDQHTTVGYHAEAQELFVDRSASGLSDFTQYFTGRTVAPMKTTDGRVTLRVYVDSSSVEAFGGDGQAAVTSLIFPGPDADGMAFYAKGGTAHIESLKVHRLDSTFRLVDRVKPLVAAPTGGEFRSDLGNLTITPAGRWSTDSAGRAGSFDKDSNAISSHTATDLDLTTLVRLGGPDPDTGGALSLLWRASSDGTDAYCLNIDPDLRVIRLVAKANGFFDDGAALARVPALLRRGTTYPVRILTEGDRIQVFLNGERIIDVTDTTYTSGHIGLNVFGGRAAYQDTYVKQL, encoded by the coding sequence ATGAGCGTGTCCCGCCGTACCCTCCTGCTCGCCGGAGGAACCGCCGCCACCCTGCTGCCTCTCGGAGGCATCCTCCCCGCAGCACAGGCCGCCGCCCCGAGCGCCGCCGGAGCGACCCCCGCCGCCACCCCGATTCCCGACCCCATCCCCGTCACCGGCACCTGGACCCGCACCTCCGACGGCGGCCAGAAGGCGACAGCCGGCCGTCGCGGGCCCGCCCTCGCCCTGTCCGAGCAGCAACTCGCGGCCAAGGGCACGTACGCGGCCCGCATAACGCCCCAATCCTCTTCCTCCGTAGGCGCGTTGGTGTTCCGGGCCGCCCTCGACGGCTCGACTGGATACGCGATCGCCCTCGACCCCGGCCGCTCCCGCATACGGCTCTACGACCTGGCCGGCGGCGACACACTCGCCACCGCTCCGCTTCCAGGAGCGGCGGCCGCAAGACCCCATGACCTCGAAGTGGCAGTCGACGGACCCGAGCTGACGGTACATGTCGACGGCAAGCGGCTCCTCCACACCGAGGACCACCGCCACGACACCGGCTCGGTGGGCCTGCTCGCCCAGGGCGGCAAGGTCACCTTCGGCCCGCCCTCCCTCTCCTCAGTCACCACCAACCTCACCGGCTGGACCACGAGCGGCGGCACTTGGACGGCGAGTCTGCTGGGCTGGCGCGCGGCCCCAACCCAGGGAGCCACCGCCCGCGCCATCACCACGACCCAGACGTACGACACCGCGCTCCAGGCCGACCTGCTCCTGCACGACGCCTCCGCCATCGCCTCACTGCTGGTGCGCACCGACGCCACGGCCACGCACGGATACGGCGTCCAAGTCGACACGGACCAGGGCAGGCTGAGGCTCTACCGCATCGACGGCAACGTCACCCTCGGCACCTACGCGACCACCATCAAGGCCGACACGGTCTACCGCCTGCGCATCGAAGCCGAACACGACGAACTGCGCGTGCACTGGCAGACCAACTTCTTCTCTCCCGACGGCTACAGCCCCGTCATCACCGCCCAGGACTCCACCCACACCAAGGGCCGACTCGCCGTCTCGGCATCGGCCGGCGAGGTGTCCTTCGAGAACATCGCCGCCGCCGACCTCGCCACCGGCCTCCAGGGCTGGACGGCCCGCTCCGGCACCTGGACCCCCGACCTGCGCGGCATCCGCGGCGAGAACGGCCTGCGCACGGCCCCCTCCACCGACGGCGACCTGGTGGCGAGAGCCGACATCACCCCCGGCGACCGCTCCTCCTCGGCCGGCCTCGTCCTGCGCGCGTCCGCGAACGGCTCCGGCGGCTACGAAGCCCGCCTGGAAGCCGGCCGCAACGCCGTCGTCCTGCTGGACCGCTCCTCCAGCGCCCGCCTCGCCTCCGCCTCCGGCCCGGTCCGGCGCATCACGGCCGGAAGCACGTACCGCGTCGAGGCCCGCGCGACGGGCAGAACCATCGAGGTGTACGTGGACGGCGTACGGGCGCTCAAGACCCGCGTGTCCCGCACCAAGGGCGCCACCTTCGGCACCGCCGCCGCGCACGGGACGTCGTACTTCCAGAACGTCGAGGTCCACAGCACCGCCGACTACTTCACCAAGCCGTACCGCCCCACGTACCACTACTCCCAGCTCACCGGCTCCACCAGCGACCCCTGCGGCCTGCTGCACTACGACGGCGAGTACCACCTCTTCCACCAGGACGAGGGCCGCTGGGCGCACGCGGTCAGCACCGACCTCGTCCACTGGCAGCCCCTGCCGATCACCCTGCCCTGGAACGCCTATGGCCACTGCTGGACCGGCTGCGCGGTCGTGGACGCCGACGACACCTCCGGTCTCTTCGACGGCGGCTCGGGCCTGATCGCCTATTACACGAGCTACCACCCGGACAAGCCGGGCGGGAACGCCAGCGTGCGCATCGCGTACAGCAAGGACAACGGCCGCTCCTGGCAGCTGCACGGCGGCTCGACCCCGGCCGTGCAGAACCCGGGCGGCCCCGACGCCGGCTGGACCTTCCGCGACCCGAAGGTCATCCGCGACGAGGTTCACGACCAGTGGCTGATGGTCGTCTCCGGCGGCGACCACATCCGCTTCTTCACCTCCACCGACCTCCTCACCTGGACCCAGGTCAGCTCCTTCGGCTACGGCGACTGGGCCACGCCCGGCGTCTGGGAGTGCCCCGACTTCTTCCCGCTGCCGGTCGACGGCGACAAGGACAAGGTGAAGTGGGTCCTCACCCTGAGCACCGGTGCCGTACGCGCCACGAACGGCTCGGCCGCCCAGTACTTCACGGGTGACTGGAACGGCACCGGTTTCACTCCCGACCAGAAGGCCGGCACGGTCCTGCGCGCCGACTCCGGCCGTGACTACTACGCCGCCATGTCCTTCTACGGCCTGCCCGACGACCGCCGCGTCTGGCTCGGCTGGATGAGCAACTGGGACTACCCCTTCAGCGCCCCGACCGGCGGCTGGAACGGCCAGCTGAGCACCCCCCGCGAACTGACACTCACGAACACCGCCGACGGCGTACGCCTGGTGCAGCGCCCGGTCCGCGAGCTGACCGCCCTGCGCTCCTCTGCCACGACCCGCAAGAACCTCTCCGTCGGCCCCGACTCGGCGAATCCGCTCACACGTGTCACGGGTATCGCCTACGAGATCGAGGCCGAGATCACCCTTGGCACTGCCACGGAGGTCGGCTTCCGGCTCCGGACCGACGGCGACCAGCACACGACGGTCGGTTACCACGCGGAGGCGCAGGAGCTGTTCGTGGACCGCTCGGCATCGGGCCTGAGTGACTTCACGCAGTACTTCACGGGCCGCACGGTCGCGCCGATGAAGACGACCGACGGCCGCGTGACCCTGCGCGTGTACGTTGACTCGTCCTCGGTCGAGGCATTCGGCGGGGACGGACAGGCCGCCGTGACCAGCCTGATCTTCCCCGGCCCGGACGCCGACGGCATGGCCTTCTATGCCAAGGGCGGCACCGCACACATCGAGTCGCTCAAGGTGCACAGGCTGGACAGCACCTTCCGCCTGGTGGATCGGGTGAAGCCGCTGGTGGCCGCCCCGACCGGCGGTGAATTCCGCTCGGACCTCGGCAACTTGACGATCACCCCCGCGGGCCGCTGGTCGACGGACAGCGCGGGCCGCGCCGGAAGCTTCGACAAGGACTCCAACGCGATCTCGTCCCACACGGCGACGGACTTGGACCTCACCACCCTGGTCCGGCTCGGCGGCCCCGACCCGGACACGGGCGGCGCCCTCTCCCTCCTCTGGCGCGCCTCCTCCGACGGCACCGATGCCTACTGCCTCAACATCGACCCCGACCTACGCGTGATCCGCCTGGTCGCCAAGGCCAACGGCTTCTTCGACGACGGCGCCGCCCTCGCCCGCGTCCCGGCCCTGCTCCGCCGCGGCACGACCTACCCCGTCCGCATCCTCACCGAGGGCGACCGCATCCAGGTGTTCCTCAACGGCGAGCGGATCATCGACGTGACGGACACGACGTACACGAGCGGACACATCGGCCTCAACGTGTTCGGAGGGAGGGCGGCCTACCAGGACACGTACGTGAAGCAGCTGTAA
- a CDS encoding SCO5918 family protein, with protein sequence MRCVIARFPFELTKSGVLESMKGIKPEPGTGESVTIGRRRYPVKQVGQVVTRQDRRDFSAAEVLRAMTQLGFTCRTLPEAAPVRILSSLQRASAMLGTPVSV encoded by the coding sequence ATGCGCTGCGTCATCGCCCGCTTCCCCTTCGAGCTCACCAAGAGCGGCGTGCTGGAATCGATGAAGGGCATCAAGCCCGAACCGGGCACCGGCGAATCCGTGACCATCGGCCGCCGCCGCTACCCCGTCAAGCAGGTCGGCCAGGTCGTCACCCGCCAGGACCGCCGTGACTTCAGCGCCGCCGAGGTACTCCGGGCCATGACTCAGCTCGGCTTCACCTGCCGCACCCTCCCCGAGGCCGCACCCGTGCGCATCCTCAGCTCGCTCCAGCGAGCTTCCGCGATGCTCGGCACTCCCGTATCCGTCTGA
- a CDS encoding MerR family transcriptional regulator — MTADDSFGRLDDDDYPAYTMGRAAEMLGTTQSFLRAIGEARLITPLRSEGGHRRYSRYQLRIAARARELVDQGTPIEAACRIVILEDQLEEAQRINAKYRHAAESENPTTEG; from the coding sequence ATGACAGCAGACGACTCGTTCGGCCGTCTCGACGACGACGACTACCCCGCCTACACCATGGGCCGGGCCGCCGAAATGCTCGGCACCACCCAGAGCTTCCTCCGCGCCATCGGTGAAGCCCGCCTCATCACCCCGCTGCGTTCCGAGGGCGGCCATCGCCGCTACTCCCGTTACCAGCTGCGCATCGCTGCCCGCGCCCGGGAGCTCGTCGACCAGGGCACCCCCATCGAGGCCGCCTGTCGCATCGTGATCCTGGAAGACCAGCTCGAAGAAGCCCAGCGCATCAACGCCAAATACCGCCACGCCGCCGAATCTGAGAACCCGACGACCGAGGGCTGA
- a CDS encoding helix-turn-helix domain-containing protein yields MTADDSYGRLDDDDYPAYTMGRAAEMLGTTQSFLRAIGEARLITPLRSAGGHRRYSRYQLRIAARARELVDQGTPIEAACRIVILEDQLEEAQRINAEHRRTAESPNPTAAA; encoded by the coding sequence ATGACAGCAGACGACTCGTACGGCCGTCTCGACGACGACGACTACCCCGCCTACACCATGGGCCGGGCCGCCGAAATGCTCGGCACCACCCAGAGCTTCCTCCGCGCCATCGGCGAAGCCCGCCTCATCACCCCGCTCCGATCCGCGGGCGGCCACCGCCGCTACTCCCGCTACCAGCTGCGCATCGCCGCACGCGCCCGGGAACTCGTCGACCAGGGCACCCCCATCGAGGCCGCCTGCCGCATCGTCATCCTCGAAGACCAGCTCGAAGAAGCCCAGCGCATCAACGCCGAACACCGCCGCACCGCCGAATCACCAAACCCAACGGCAGCTGCATGA
- a CDS encoding ATP-binding cassette domain-containing protein, whose translation MTEPTEPLLSVRGLTKDFQVGTVFSRRRVRAVNDVSFDLPAGRITALVGESGSGKSTIARCLARLEQPSAGQVLLDGEDVLRTERRRVSRAYRRKVQMVFQDPFGSLNPVHRIEHFLTRALVVHGRPATREALCELMATVGLTEDMLQSYPHELSGGQRQRVSIARALAVEPRLILADEPTSMLDVSVRVGVLNLMRRLRDERNIAMLYITHDLGSARYLADTTMVMFAGELVEGGDALAVMDAPAHPYTRLLLSAVPDPERAGSYDPVERARLREEILNPTSCPYGDDGACSRTEPVRHIVGEDDGQPHWVRCHLRAPASDIARRVLKATDRPDCEATEDTEKAETTAA comes from the coding sequence ATGACCGAACCGACCGAACCCCTGCTCTCCGTACGCGGCCTGACCAAGGACTTCCAGGTCGGCACCGTCTTCTCCCGGCGCCGCGTCCGTGCCGTCAACGACGTCTCCTTCGATCTCCCGGCCGGCCGGATCACCGCCCTGGTCGGCGAGTCCGGCAGCGGCAAGTCCACCATCGCCCGCTGCCTCGCCCGCCTCGAACAGCCCTCGGCCGGACAGGTGCTGCTCGACGGCGAGGACGTCCTGCGCACCGAGCGGCGCCGGGTGTCACGGGCGTACCGCCGCAAGGTCCAGATGGTGTTCCAGGACCCCTTCGGCTCGCTCAACCCGGTCCACCGCATCGAGCACTTCCTCACCCGGGCCCTCGTCGTGCACGGCCGCCCCGCCACCCGCGAGGCGCTGTGCGAGCTGATGGCAACGGTCGGCCTGACAGAGGACATGCTCCAGTCCTACCCGCACGAACTCTCCGGCGGCCAGCGTCAGCGCGTCTCCATCGCCCGTGCGCTGGCAGTGGAGCCGCGCCTGATCCTGGCCGACGAACCGACGTCGATGCTGGACGTCTCCGTGCGCGTCGGCGTGCTCAACCTGATGCGGCGCCTGCGCGACGAGCGGAACATCGCCATGCTCTACATCACCCACGACCTGGGCTCCGCCCGCTACCTCGCGGACACCACGATGGTCATGTTCGCCGGCGAACTCGTCGAGGGCGGAGACGCACTGGCCGTCATGGACGCCCCCGCCCACCCCTACACCCGCCTCCTGCTGTCGGCCGTGCCCGACCCCGAGCGGGCCGGCAGCTACGACCCGGTCGAACGCGCCCGGCTGCGCGAGGAGATCCTCAACCCCACGTCCTGCCCCTACGGCGACGACGGCGCGTGCAGCCGCACCGAGCCTGTCCGCCACATCGTCGGCGAAGACGACGGACAGCCCCACTGGGTGCGCTGCCATCTGCGCGCACCCGCCTCCGACATCGCCCGCCGCGTCCTGAAGGCCACCGACCGGCCGGACTGCGAGGCCACCGAAGACACCGAGAAAGCAGAGACCACCGCCGCATGA
- a CDS encoding glycoside hydrolase family 32 protein, whose amino-acid sequence MTHDLTLPSGTPVAEGLAERALRDPHRPRFHFTSPGGWLNDPNGLSHWNGVYHLFYQYNPLAAAHHRIHWGHATSTDLVHWADEPVALVPGSDGPDRDGCWSGVLVDDGGVPTLVYSGRHGAHELPCVARGSADLRYWTKDQANPVITTPPEGVDITAFRDHCVWREGQVWRQLVGSGIRGVGGTAFLYESDDLRSWRYVGPLLTGDASQNQGELDWTGTMWECVDLFGIDGADVLVFSAWDEGTTHHPLYWTGSYQGDTFTPTALHRLDYGGRYFYAPQSTRDEHGRRIMFGWLQEGRTDEANAQAGWCGVMSLPRVDTLDTDGSLHQAPAPELTVLRRERVEVAPGRLDDPYSRLPAVRGEQLDIETTLRLGTGATARLVVRETPDGAERTVVEVSRAHDGAGTLRLHRENSSLDPTVDTEPRYGDLPLGTDGRVDLRVLVDHSALEIFANGRALTARVYPTRPDEAVGVGIGADGDVALERFDAWQMASAFTDGPRPLWP is encoded by the coding sequence ATGACCCACGACCTCACCCTGCCGTCCGGCACTCCCGTCGCCGAGGGGCTGGCCGAACGCGCCCTGCGCGACCCCCACCGCCCCCGCTTCCACTTCACCTCGCCCGGCGGCTGGCTCAACGACCCCAACGGGCTGAGCCACTGGAACGGCGTCTACCACCTCTTCTACCAGTACAACCCGCTCGCCGCCGCCCACCACCGCATCCACTGGGGCCACGCCACCAGTACCGACCTCGTGCACTGGGCCGATGAGCCAGTCGCCCTGGTGCCAGGCTCGGACGGCCCGGACCGCGATGGCTGTTGGTCCGGTGTCCTGGTGGACGACGGGGGAGTGCCGACGCTCGTCTACTCGGGCAGGCACGGAGCCCACGAACTCCCCTGCGTGGCCAGGGGATCGGCCGACCTGCGGTACTGGACCAAAGACCAGGCCAACCCGGTCATCACCACCCCGCCCGAGGGCGTCGACATCACGGCCTTCCGCGACCACTGCGTCTGGCGGGAGGGCCAGGTGTGGCGCCAGCTGGTGGGCTCGGGCATCCGGGGCGTCGGCGGAACGGCCTTCCTGTACGAATCCGACGACCTGCGCAGCTGGCGCTACGTCGGCCCCCTGCTGACCGGCGACGCCTCGCAGAACCAGGGCGAGCTCGACTGGACCGGCACGATGTGGGAGTGCGTCGACCTCTTCGGCATCGACGGCGCCGACGTCCTGGTCTTTTCCGCCTGGGATGAGGGCACCACCCACCACCCCCTGTACTGGACCGGCAGCTACCAGGGCGACACCTTCACCCCCACCGCCCTCCACCGCCTCGACTACGGCGGACGCTACTTCTACGCCCCCCAGTCCACCCGCGACGAGCACGGCCGACGCATCATGTTCGGCTGGCTCCAGGAAGGCCGGACCGACGAGGCGAACGCACAGGCCGGCTGGTGCGGCGTGATGTCCCTGCCGAGGGTCGACACGCTCGACACGGACGGCAGCCTGCACCAGGCCCCCGCACCTGAACTGACCGTGCTGCGGCGGGAACGCGTAGAGGTGGCTCCAGGCCGGCTGGACGACCCGTACAGCCGGCTGCCCGCCGTGCGCGGGGAGCAGCTGGACATCGAGACGACCCTGCGCCTGGGCACCGGAGCGACCGCCCGGCTCGTGGTCCGAGAGACACCGGACGGCGCGGAACGCACGGTCGTGGAGGTGAGCAGGGCCCACGACGGAGCGGGCACGCTCCGACTGCACCGCGAGAACAGCAGCCTCGACCCGACCGTAGACACCGAACCCAGGTACGGCGACCTGCCGTTGGGCACCGACGGGCGGGTCGACCTGCGCGTCCTCGTCGACCACTCCGCACTGGAGATCTTCGCCAACGGGCGTGCCCTGACCGCCCGCGTTTACCCCACCCGCCCGGACGAGGCCGTCGGCGTCGGGATCGGTGCCGACGGCGACGTGGCCCTGGAGCGGTTCGACGCCTGGCAAATGGCGTCGGCCTTCACCGACGGACCCCGGCCGCTGTGGCCGTGA
- a CDS encoding cold-shock protein, whose product MATGTVKWFNAEKGFGFIAQDGGGPDVFAHYSAINSSGFRELQEGQAVTFDVTQGQKGPQAENINPA is encoded by the coding sequence ATGGCAACGGGAACTGTGAAGTGGTTCAACGCGGAGAAGGGCTTCGGTTTCATCGCGCAGGACGGCGGCGGCCCGGATGTCTTCGCGCACTACTCCGCGATCAACTCCTCGGGCTTCCGTGAGCTCCAGGAGGGCCAGGCCGTGACGTTCGACGTCACCCAGGGCCAGAAGGGCCCGCAGGCCGAGAACATCAACCCGGCCTGA